A genome region from Chloroflexia bacterium SDU3-3 includes the following:
- a CDS encoding GTPase domain-containing protein, translating to MATIDTENKIIHHKIAYYGIGMAGKTSCFEHIHATLGPDHAQDLWSIGERVLFFQCQIPDMTPFQGCTRHFHLYTAPGSLLYPQTRIDTLKDADGVIFVASSEWESSGFHMRHNIELMHELEGALRQQGRSIRTIPFILQYHKRDLTNIFSIDRMNHYLNPLRLPVFETDLKQRSGGIMDAFDAITRMVVAQHEKTFGANR from the coding sequence ATGGCCACTATCGACACCGAAAACAAGATCATTCACCACAAGATCGCCTACTATGGCATTGGAATGGCGGGGAAAACATCATGTTTTGAGCATATTCATGCGACACTTGGCCCGGATCATGCCCAAGATCTCTGGTCCATCGGGGAGCGGGTTCTATTCTTTCAGTGCCAAATACCTGATATGACACCCTTCCAAGGCTGCACGCGCCACTTTCACCTCTATACCGCACCTGGCTCTTTACTCTACCCCCAAACGCGTATTGATACGCTCAAAGATGCGGATGGGGTTATCTTTGTAGCCTCTTCTGAATGGGAGAGCAGCGGCTTCCACATGCGCCACAACATAGAGCTTATGCATGAGCTAGAAGGTGCGCTCCGCCAGCAGGGCCGATCCATCCGCACTATCCCATTCATTTTGCAATACCACAAGCGCGATCTCACTAACATTTTTTCTATTGACCGCATGAACCACTACCTCAACCCGCTGCGCCTGCCCGTCTTCGAGACCGACCTCAAGCAGCGTAGCGGCGGCATTATGGACGCGTTCGATGCGATAACGCGTATGGTCGTGGCGCAGCATGAGAAAACCTTTGGGGCTAATCGATAG
- a CDS encoding sugar ABC transporter substrate-binding protein encodes MIWPPVRRTTAVALALSAVLLAGCGTQAGRAAPAPTAPAPTPAPTATPTATPTPSSDTVTLRWYMRWDKVRVDTIAKPVIEEFERTHPTIKIKFENVSVSSEYWTQLQSTLSDGTGPDIFYPQVYQVDKMGKSGYLLDLNPYLARDRIDTAAYDQKAFEMYQFDQKQYGLPVDLVPVVIAYNRDMFDAAGLPYPTDDWTWDDFLAAAQKLTLDKDGDGAVDQYGVDQFTNYWPVYLWSKTGHGVFDDERAPTQFLLGEQDSVDALQWLADLTAKHHVMPTSAERGESSDLFLDGKAAMTMLAHRQLPQYLRNAAFSWDLAAFPHGKARVVRVDGSAFVINAHTAHPDEAWEFVKFLAGPEGHGVRMLVSLQQMLPSLSALQQTDDFLRPKERPTLHKDAFLPTTDTVRISMYQPITALYEPVSQIEGESLGKLWEGKITAAEAVREMEPKIATLLKQP; translated from the coding sequence ATGATCTGGCCACCAGTTCGCCGCACCACCGCTGTGGCGCTAGCGCTTAGCGCTGTGCTGCTGGCGGGCTGCGGCACGCAGGCGGGCCGCGCCGCGCCCGCGCCCACCGCCCCCGCCCCGACCCCCGCGCCCACCGCCACCCCCACCGCTACCCCCACCCCCAGCAGCGATACCGTGACCCTGCGCTGGTACATGCGCTGGGATAAGGTGCGGGTCGATACGATCGCCAAGCCGGTGATCGAGGAGTTCGAGCGCACCCACCCTACTATCAAGATCAAGTTTGAGAATGTCTCGGTGTCCTCCGAGTACTGGACCCAGCTGCAGTCGACGCTCTCGGATGGCACTGGCCCCGATATCTTCTACCCCCAGGTCTACCAGGTCGACAAGATGGGCAAGAGCGGCTATCTGCTCGACCTCAACCCCTATCTCGCCCGCGATCGCATCGACACTGCCGCCTATGATCAGAAGGCCTTCGAGATGTACCAGTTCGACCAGAAGCAGTACGGACTGCCCGTCGACCTCGTGCCAGTGGTGATCGCCTACAACCGCGACATGTTCGACGCGGCTGGCCTGCCCTACCCCACCGACGACTGGACCTGGGATGATTTTCTGGCTGCCGCCCAGAAGCTCACGCTGGACAAAGATGGGGATGGCGCTGTCGATCAGTATGGCGTCGATCAGTTCACCAACTACTGGCCGGTGTACCTGTGGAGCAAGACTGGCCACGGTGTGTTTGACGACGAGCGCGCGCCCACACAGTTCCTGCTGGGCGAGCAGGATTCGGTGGATGCGCTGCAGTGGCTGGCCGACCTGACCGCCAAGCACCACGTGATGCCCACCTCCGCCGAGCGCGGCGAGTCGAGCGACCTCTTCCTGGATGGCAAGGCGGCGATGACCATGCTGGCCCACCGCCAGCTGCCCCAGTACCTGCGCAACGCCGCGTTCTCGTGGGATCTGGCCGCCTTCCCCCACGGCAAGGCCCGCGTGGTGCGGGTGGATGGCAGCGCCTTCGTGATCAACGCCCACACCGCCCACCCCGATGAGGCCTGGGAGTTCGTGAAGTTCTTGGCCGGGCCAGAGGGCCACGGCGTGCGCATGCTGGTCTCGCTGCAGCAGATGCTGCCATCGCTGAGCGCCCTGCAGCAGACCGACGACTTCCTGCGGCCCAAGGAGCGCCCCACGCTGCACAAGGATGCCTTCCTGCCCACCACCGATACCGTGCGCATCTCGATGTACCAGCCGATCACCGCGCTCTATGAGCCGGTGTCGCAGATCGAGGGCGAGTCGCTGGGCAAGCTCTGGGAGGGCAAGATCACCGCCGCTGAGGCCGTGAGGGAGATGGAGCCGAAGATCGCCACGCTGCTGAAGCAGCCGTAG
- a CDS encoding glycosyltransferase family 4 protein produces the protein MSMRVMIVSDVYPPLIGGVERQMQVLGQMLRQRGHEVCVATPWQEGLAPYEEADGVAIHRLRGVSALLAPAKGAKRRHHPPAPDPATVWQLRRLIDRFRPDVVHVYGWIAYSCAAALVGRRTPMLLSVREYGYTCALRTMMHHGKELCSGPAPAKCLSCAASYFGPAKGVVATVGVWSGRGLLRGKTAGLHSVSHYMQQNIRRDLYDDQVPPQLPDAVIPSFRNDADSASEAELRPYLEQLPDEPFILFVGALRLVKGLGPLLEAYAALRDAPPLVLIGRMASDTPRSFPPNVRVLYDFPHPAVMAAWGRSLFGVAPSVWPEPFGSVIHEAMSQGKAVVGTTPGGQTDMIVDGETGLLVPAGDAGALAQAMQRLIDDPALRERLGEASRVRARLFTAELVVPQFEQLYRQLIAQSRGNAFESDHLSIS, from the coding sequence ATGAGCATGCGCGTGATGATCGTGAGCGACGTCTACCCGCCGCTGATCGGCGGGGTCGAGCGCCAGATGCAGGTGCTGGGCCAGATGCTGCGCCAGCGCGGGCACGAGGTGTGCGTGGCCACGCCCTGGCAGGAGGGCCTCGCGCCCTACGAGGAGGCTGACGGCGTGGCCATCCACCGCCTGCGCGGCGTTAGCGCGCTGCTGGCCCCGGCCAAGGGGGCCAAGCGCCGCCACCACCCGCCCGCGCCCGACCCAGCGACGGTGTGGCAGCTGCGCCGCCTGATCGACCGTTTCCGCCCCGATGTGGTGCACGTCTACGGCTGGATCGCCTACTCCTGCGCGGCAGCGCTGGTGGGCAGGCGCACCCCTATGCTGCTATCGGTGCGGGAGTATGGCTACACCTGCGCGCTGCGCACCATGATGCACCACGGCAAGGAGCTATGCTCGGGGCCTGCGCCCGCCAAGTGCCTGAGCTGCGCGGCCAGCTACTTTGGCCCGGCTAAGGGCGTGGTGGCGACGGTCGGTGTGTGGTCGGGCCGGGGCCTGCTGCGCGGGAAGACCGCCGGGCTGCACAGCGTGAGCCACTACATGCAGCAGAATATCCGCCGCGACCTGTACGACGACCAGGTACCGCCCCAGCTGCCCGACGCGGTCATCCCCAGCTTTCGCAACGACGCCGACTCGGCCAGCGAGGCCGAGCTGCGGCCCTACCTTGAGCAGCTGCCCGACGAGCCATTTATCCTGTTTGTGGGCGCGCTGCGGCTGGTGAAGGGCCTGGGGCCGCTGCTGGAGGCCTACGCGGCCCTGCGCGACGCCCCGCCGCTGGTGCTGATCGGGCGCATGGCCTCGGACACGCCGCGTAGCTTCCCGCCCAATGTGCGCGTGCTGTACGACTTCCCGCACCCCGCTGTGATGGCGGCCTGGGGCCGCTCGCTGTTCGGCGTCGCGCCCTCGGTGTGGCCCGAGCCGTTTGGCAGCGTCATCCACGAGGCCATGAGCCAGGGCAAGGCCGTGGTGGGCACCACGCCCGGCGGCCAGACCGACATGATCGTGGATGGCGAGACCGGCCTGCTGGTGCCCGCTGGCGACGCGGGCGCGCTGGCCCAGGCCATGCAGCGCCTGATCGACGACCCGGCCCTGCGCGAGCGCCTAGGCGAGGCCAGCCGCGTGCGCGCCCGCCTGTTCACCGCCGAGCTGGTGGTGCCGCAGTTCGAGCAGCTCTACCGCCAGCTTATTGCCCAGAGCAGAGGAAACGCCTTTGAAAGCGATCATCTCTCGATTAGTTAG
- a CDS encoding DUF1616 domain-containing protein has product MFLKRQDNAALATLGALGLALLALLADVPLARAAAALALALALPGYALSLALFAPGALRKDEQAVIGVGMSLASTVCGGLVLNGLASLRQELWLAWLAGVTLLGCAVALWRWRAAPAPLAGGPSGPRHTLGMGQWPWLLAAAGVACAALWVSRTPPPSAGFQGYTALWVTPEAGGGDGLALGVRSSEFAPTRYRLQITQGGALLQQWDDIALQPGQTWQAELPLAEVRGAEPVRATLYRADAPAVAYREGIWWPIKPK; this is encoded by the coding sequence ATGTTCCTGAAGCGCCAAGATAACGCCGCGCTGGCCACGCTGGGCGCGCTGGGCCTGGCCCTGCTGGCGCTGCTGGCGGATGTGCCGCTGGCGCGCGCGGCGGCGGCCCTGGCGCTGGCCCTGGCCCTGCCGGGCTACGCGCTGAGCCTGGCGCTGTTTGCGCCCGGCGCGCTGCGCAAGGATGAGCAGGCCGTGATCGGCGTGGGCATGAGCCTGGCGTCGACGGTGTGCGGCGGGCTGGTGCTGAACGGGCTGGCCTCGCTGCGGCAGGAGCTGTGGCTGGCCTGGCTGGCCGGGGTGACGCTGCTGGGCTGCGCTGTGGCGCTGTGGCGCTGGCGGGCCGCGCCCGCGCCGCTGGCTGGCGGGCCGAGCGGGCCGCGCCACACGCTGGGCATGGGGCAGTGGCCGTGGCTGCTGGCCGCCGCCGGGGTGGCCTGCGCGGCGCTGTGGGTGAGCCGCACGCCGCCGCCCTCGGCGGGCTTCCAGGGCTACACCGCGCTGTGGGTGACGCCCGAGGCGGGCGGCGGCGATGGCCTAGCGCTGGGCGTGCGCAGCAGCGAGTTTGCGCCCACGCGCTACCGGCTTCAGATTACCCAGGGCGGCGCGCTTCTCCAGCAGTGGGATGACATCGCGCTCCAGCCGGGGCAGACCTGGCAGGCCGAGCTGCCGCTGGCCGAGGTGCGCGGGGCCGAGCCGGTGCGGGCAACCCTGTACCGCGCCGACGCGCCCGCCGTGGCCTACCGCGAGGGCATCTGGTGGCCGATCAAGCCAAAGTGA
- a CDS encoding CoA-binding protein: MSFTNPPDAAIADLLKQARVIAVVGLSDNPGKASYGVAEYMQRRGYTIVPITPKPGSILGEQTYPDLASVPFPIDIVDIFRKPEAVLPHVEEAIAVGAKAVWLQLGIRNDEASQQAADAGLVAVQDRCIKIEHYRFGGPS; this comes from the coding sequence ATGAGCTTCACCAACCCGCCCGACGCCGCCATCGCCGACCTGCTCAAGCAGGCGCGGGTGATCGCGGTGGTCGGCCTGAGCGATAACCCTGGCAAGGCCAGCTACGGCGTGGCCGAGTACATGCAGCGGCGCGGCTACACCATCGTGCCGATCACACCCAAGCCGGGCAGCATCCTGGGCGAGCAGACCTACCCCGACCTGGCGTCGGTGCCCTTCCCGATCGACATCGTCGACATCTTCCGCAAGCCCGAGGCCGTGCTGCCGCATGTGGAAGAGGCGATCGCCGTGGGGGCGAAGGCCGTATGGCTACAGCTGGGCATCCGCAACGACGAGGCCTCGCAGCAGGCGGCAGACGCGGGCCTGGTGGCCGTGCAGGACCGCTGCATCAAGATCGAGCACTACCGCTTCGGGGGGCCTTCCTAG
- a CDS encoding glycosyltransferase family 2 protein — protein sequence MRESFDTGLRPSGSVFAKEHGALASIAPAAFPPSHFPTVSVVIPALNEAENLAHVLPRIPAWVHEVLLVDGNSTDGTVDVARSIMPDIRVMGQHGRGKGAALRSGIAAATGEIVVLLDADGSTDPAEIPSFVAALLVGADFAKGSRFLQGAGTNDMPGLRQLGNWALTTLTNLCFGTRYTDITYGYNAFWRKNAQCLALEIDGWANEIVSGIRVARHGLHIVEVPSFEHERIAGQAKLSTFSAGWVILKAILGEWVAAVRNQAPVRSALAHVSQATSTIAILPRQEVEILHERSVGE from the coding sequence ATGCGTGAATCGTTTGATACTGGCCTGCGCCCTTCAGGCAGCGTGTTCGCCAAAGAGCACGGTGCGCTTGCCTCGATCGCCCCTGCGGCCTTCCCGCCCTCCCATTTTCCGACGGTCAGTGTGGTCATTCCAGCCCTGAACGAGGCCGAGAACCTAGCCCATGTGCTGCCGCGCATCCCCGCCTGGGTCCACGAGGTGCTGCTGGTGGATGGCAACTCCACCGATGGCACCGTGGATGTGGCCCGCTCGATCATGCCCGACATCCGTGTGATGGGCCAGCATGGGCGCGGCAAGGGCGCTGCGCTGCGCTCGGGCATCGCCGCCGCCACCGGCGAGATCGTGGTGCTGCTGGATGCCGATGGCTCCACCGACCCCGCCGAGATCCCCTCGTTCGTGGCGGCGCTGCTGGTGGGGGCCGATTTCGCCAAAGGCTCGCGCTTCCTGCAGGGCGCCGGCACTAACGACATGCCCGGCCTGCGCCAGCTGGGCAACTGGGCGCTGACCACCCTCACCAACCTGTGCTTCGGCACGCGCTACACCGACATCACCTACGGCTACAACGCCTTCTGGCGCAAGAACGCCCAGTGCCTGGCTCTGGAGATCGACGGCTGGGCCAACGAGATCGTGAGCGGCATCCGCGTGGCCCGCCACGGCCTGCATATCGTGGAGGTGCCCAGCTTCGAGCACGAGCGGATCGCCGGGCAGGCCAAGCTCAGCACCTTCTCGGCGGGCTGGGTCATCCTCAAGGCCATCCTGGGCGAGTGGGTGGCGGCGGTGCGCAACCAGGCCCCGGTGCGCAGCGCGCTGGCCCATGTCTCTCAGGCCACCTCGACGATCGCCATCCTCCCACGGCAAGAAGTGGAGATCCTGCACGAGCGCTCGGTTGGCGAGTAG
- a CDS encoding glycosyltransferase family 4 protein has translation MSMTASLAGLAPAPAARGKVLIVSPRYFPFSGGVQNHTYQIARRMTERGLDVTVLTSNPNGDLPASEVLDGVSVARVPAMPRGRDYYFAPAMYGIIARGGWSVVHVQSYHTLVAPMAMYAAYRAGIPYVVTLHGGGHSSRLRQVLRGLHWRLLGPLLRRADRLIATARFEQTFFGKLLGIPPEKFIYIPNGGDLPDIGTPPAPPTDRTLVVSIGRLERYKGHHRVIRAFPQVLAQRPDAFLWVAGAGPDAQKLKDLAAQLGIADRVDVRAVPASDRAEMARQLARAHLVVSMSDYETHPMAILEAVALRRSVLVADSPGLNEIAEDGMARAIPRGSSTAALAEAMLAQLAAPLDPPAPKLNTWDSCTDEVMALYRAVTAGRLATV, from the coding sequence ATGAGCATGACGGCATCGCTGGCGGGGCTGGCCCCCGCCCCCGCCGCGCGCGGCAAGGTGCTGATCGTCAGCCCGCGCTACTTCCCCTTCTCGGGCGGCGTGCAGAACCACACCTACCAGATCGCGCGGCGTATGACCGAGCGCGGCCTGGATGTGACGGTGCTCACATCCAACCCCAACGGCGACCTGCCTGCATCCGAGGTGCTGGATGGCGTGTCGGTGGCGCGGGTGCCCGCCATGCCGCGCGGGCGCGACTACTACTTTGCGCCTGCCATGTACGGGATCATCGCCAGGGGGGGCTGGAGCGTGGTGCACGTGCAGTCGTACCACACGCTGGTCGCGCCGATGGCCATGTACGCGGCCTACCGCGCTGGAATCCCATATGTGGTAACGCTGCACGGCGGCGGCCACTCGTCGCGGCTGCGCCAGGTGCTGCGCGGGCTGCACTGGCGGCTGCTGGGGCCGCTGCTGCGGCGGGCCGACCGCCTGATCGCCACAGCCCGCTTCGAGCAGACCTTCTTCGGCAAGCTGCTGGGCATCCCGCCCGAGAAGTTTATCTACATCCCCAACGGCGGCGATCTGCCCGATATCGGCACGCCGCCCGCGCCGCCCACCGACCGCACCCTGGTGGTGTCGATCGGGCGGCTGGAGCGCTACAAGGGCCACCATCGTGTGATCCGGGCCTTTCCGCAGGTGCTGGCGCAGCGCCCCGATGCCTTTCTGTGGGTGGCGGGCGCAGGGCCGGATGCGCAGAAGCTGAAGGATCTGGCCGCCCAGCTTGGCATCGCCGACCGCGTGGATGTGCGGGCCGTGCCTGCATCCGACCGCGCCGAGATGGCCCGCCAGCTGGCCCGCGCCCACCTGGTGGTCTCGATGAGCGACTACGAGACCCACCCCATGGCCATCCTGGAGGCGGTGGCGCTGCGCCGCTCGGTGCTGGTGGCCGATTCGCCAGGGCTGAACGAGATCGCCGAGGATGGGATGGCGCGCGCCATACCGCGCGGCAGCAGCACGGCGGCCCTGGCCGAGGCCATGTTGGCCCAGCTCGCGGCACCGCTCGACCCGCCCGCGCCCAAGCTGAATACCTGGGACTCGTGCACGGATGAGGTGATGGCTCTCTATCGCGCGGTCACAGCCGGGCGGCTGGCGACGGTCTGA
- a CDS encoding cupin domain-containing protein produces the protein MQPIRLMEQFATFSQQWCPQVVAALNGQQIKLVKLQGAFVWHRHEHEDELFLVWRGRLVVEFRDGAVQLGPGELLVVPRGVEHRTVAADEVEVLLFEPVAARDAEALPV, from the coding sequence ATGCAACCGATCAGACTTATGGAGCAGTTTGCGACGTTTAGCCAGCAGTGGTGCCCGCAGGTGGTGGCTGCGCTCAATGGCCAGCAGATCAAGCTGGTGAAGCTGCAGGGCGCGTTTGTGTGGCATCGCCACGAGCACGAGGATGAGCTGTTTCTGGTGTGGCGCGGGCGGCTGGTGGTGGAGTTTCGCGACGGCGCGGTGCAGCTGGGGCCAGGCGAGCTGCTGGTGGTGCCGCGCGGCGTCGAGCATCGCACGGTGGCGGCGGATGAGGTGGAGGTGCTGCTGTTCGAGCCGGTTGCCGCCCGCGATGCGGAGGCGCTGCCGGTGTGA
- a CDS encoding LacI family DNA-binding transcriptional regulator: MTNLKQIADLANVSILTAYQALREYGEVAADVRQRVRHAADESGYTLNVTIRDVAALAGVSVGTVSHVLNDSPLTKPETRQRVLQAISDLEYRRNSIARGLKSNQSRLIGYAWHSAEDPIRRNTLLDRFLYDIAQAAESWGYHILTFAQPDPTSIRSYEELIQMTRVDGFVLSDIAYNDARIAYLRKTGVPFVAFGQSRPDWQIPSVDVDGQLGMRMAVEHLLARGHERVALLSWPEGVRIGDSRAQGYMDAMRSAGIEPPPQWVGHTRNAVDHALFATQQLLAATPRPTAIACANDVMAFGVMRYLEQAGLRVGVDVAVTGYDDTPVAELLQLTSVRQPTDVVAVRVIEMLIGEIQETPVARRNVLLEPSLVVRASSRSQR; the protein is encoded by the coding sequence ATGACAAACCTAAAACAGATCGCCGATCTTGCCAATGTCTCTATCCTGACGGCGTACCAGGCGCTGCGCGAGTATGGCGAAGTAGCCGCCGACGTGCGGCAGCGCGTGCGCCACGCCGCCGACGAGTCGGGCTACACGCTCAACGTCACCATCCGCGATGTGGCCGCGCTGGCCGGGGTGTCGGTGGGCACGGTGTCGCATGTGCTGAACGACAGCCCGCTGACCAAGCCCGAGACGCGCCAGCGCGTGCTGCAGGCGATCAGCGACCTGGAGTACCGCCGCAACAGCATCGCGCGCGGCCTGAAGTCGAACCAGAGCCGCCTGATCGGCTACGCCTGGCACAGCGCCGAAGACCCCATCCGCCGCAACACTCTGCTCGACCGCTTCCTCTACGACATCGCGCAGGCCGCCGAGTCGTGGGGCTACCACATCCTCACCTTCGCCCAGCCCGACCCCACCAGCATCCGCAGCTACGAGGAGCTGATCCAGATGACGCGGGTGGATGGCTTCGTGCTCTCGGACATCGCCTACAACGATGCGCGCATCGCCTACCTGCGCAAGACCGGGGTGCCGTTCGTGGCCTTCGGCCAGTCGCGCCCCGACTGGCAGATCCCCTCGGTGGATGTGGATGGCCAGCTGGGCATGCGCATGGCGGTGGAGCACCTGCTGGCGCGCGGGCACGAGCGGGTGGCGCTGCTGAGCTGGCCCGAGGGCGTGCGGATCGGCGACAGCCGCGCCCAGGGCTACATGGACGCCATGCGCAGCGCTGGCATCGAGCCGCCGCCGCAGTGGGTGGGGCACACCCGCAACGCGGTGGACCACGCGCTATTCGCCACCCAGCAGCTGCTGGCGGCCACACCGCGCCCCACCGCCATCGCCTGCGCCAACGACGTGATGGCCTTCGGCGTGATGCGCTACCTAGAGCAGGCCGGCCTGCGCGTGGGCGTCGATGTGGCCGTGACCGGCTACGACGACACGCCGGTGGCCGAGCTGCTGCAGCTCACGTCGGTGCGGCAGCCCACCGATGTGGTGGCGGTGCGCGTGATCGAGATGCTGATCGGCGAGATCCAGGAGACGCCGGTGGCGCGGCGCAATGTGCTGCTGGAGCCAAGCCTGGTGGTGCGGGCCAGCAGCCGCAGCCAGCGCTAG
- a CDS encoding GTPase domain-containing protein: MPAIDHDRREIRYTITYYGPCAGGKSSSMQYVRRHLGNAYAEDIYAIATETEHTIFLHCQAPHIPPATAYTQSFTLTATPGAVLYRHNRTRTLEQADGVVFVADSQRLWYRMMDNVKHMRELEQALQGKGRSIRTIPFILQYNKRDLPNIFSIDRMNHYLNPLHLPVFETDLKQRSSDIMNAFDAITRMVVAQQRKG; this comes from the coding sequence ATGCCAGCCATCGACCACGACAGGCGGGAGATCCGCTACACCATCACCTACTATGGCCCTTGCGCAGGAGGAAAATCATCATCCATGCAGTATGTCCGTCGCCACCTGGGCAACGCATACGCCGAAGATATCTACGCTATCGCCACTGAAACAGAGCACACGATCTTTCTGCATTGCCAAGCGCCACACATCCCACCAGCTACAGCCTACACACAATCGTTCACTCTCACCGCAACGCCGGGGGCCGTGCTCTACCGCCACAACCGCACCCGCACCCTCGAACAGGCCGACGGCGTGGTGTTTGTGGCCGACTCGCAGCGGCTCTGGTATAGGATGATGGACAACGTGAAGCACATGCGAGAGCTAGAGCAAGCTCTTCAGGGGAAGGGCCGATCCATCCGCACTATCCCCTTCATTCTCCAATATAACAAGCGCGATCTCCCAAACATTTTCTCTATTGACCGCATGAACCACTACCTCAACCCGCTGCACCTGCCCGTCTTCGAGACCGACCTCAAGCAGCGCAGCAGCGACATTATGAATGCGTTCGATGCGATAACGCGTATGGTCGTGGCGCAGCAGCGCAAAGGGTGA
- a CDS encoding glycosyltransferase family 2 protein: MLDISVIICAYTDKRWDYLAAAVASVQRQTKRPRELIIVVDHNPALLERIQERFPDVRAVANSQPRGSSGAKNAGVAVAEGEIILFLDDDAEALPDWLEQIWAAYADPKVIGVGGALTAKWPDKRPAWFPVEFDWVVGCTYRGLPEVATPVRNLIGANMSFRREVFEKVLLYSGIGHVGSRPFGGSDPDFCIRVGQAFPDHVLLHEPKARVLHNVSQQRTTWGYFITRCYNEGLSKSLLTRRVGSKAGLSSERAYTLRTLPTGVLRGLAEAATGLDRAGARRAWAIVAGFSATVWGYVVGSVRQRLPTYSGSLTGEVAA; encoded by the coding sequence ATGCTCGATATCTCGGTGATCATCTGCGCCTACACCGATAAGCGCTGGGACTACCTGGCCGCCGCTGTTGCGTCGGTGCAGCGCCAGACCAAGCGCCCCCGCGAGCTGATTATCGTGGTGGACCACAACCCCGCGCTGCTGGAGCGTATCCAGGAGCGCTTCCCCGACGTGCGGGCGGTGGCCAACAGCCAGCCGCGCGGCTCCTCGGGGGCCAAGAACGCGGGCGTGGCGGTGGCCGAGGGCGAGATCATCCTGTTCCTAGATGACGATGCCGAGGCGCTGCCCGACTGGCTTGAGCAGATCTGGGCGGCCTACGCCGACCCCAAGGTGATCGGCGTGGGCGGCGCGCTGACGGCCAAGTGGCCAGATAAGCGCCCTGCGTGGTTTCCGGTCGAGTTCGACTGGGTGGTGGGCTGCACCTACCGCGGCCTGCCCGAGGTGGCCACGCCGGTGCGCAACCTGATCGGCGCGAACATGTCGTTCCGGCGCGAGGTGTTCGAGAAAGTGCTGCTCTACAGCGGCATCGGCCACGTTGGCTCGCGACCGTTTGGCGGGTCCGACCCCGACTTCTGCATCCGCGTGGGCCAGGCCTTCCCCGACCACGTGCTGCTGCACGAGCCGAAGGCCCGCGTGCTGCACAATGTCAGCCAGCAGCGCACCACCTGGGGCTACTTCATCACCCGCTGCTACAACGAGGGCCTGTCGAAGTCGCTGCTGACCCGCCGCGTGGGCAGCAAGGCGGGCCTCTCTTCCGAGCGGGCCTATACGCTGCGCACGCTGCCCACCGGCGTGCTGCGCGGCCTGGCCGAGGCGGCCACCGGCCTTGACCGCGCCGGGGCGCGGCGGGCCTGGGCGATCGTGGCGGGGTTCAGCGCCACGGTGTGGGGCTATGTGGTGGGCAGCGTGCGCCAGCGCCTGCCCACCTACAGCGGCTCGCTCACTGGGGAGGTGGCGGCATGA
- a CDS encoding carbohydrate ABC transporter permease, with amino-acid sequence MSTVQRGILSHTEARSLGGRLTYWLIFAFLLALSLAFVFPFFYALTAGLKNSAEIYRPGLNLLPKVAQWKNYADAWQRFNMLGMFRNSFAVALGGVAGQLLISSLAAYSLARLKPVGGKLMLLIFLMSLAIPGIAYIIPLYITLVRLPILNISLLNNYWGLWLPYSVSAFAILMLKNFFEQIPQDIYDAAAVDGASPLRIFFTITLPLSRSILLILAMLSFVGLWKDFMLPLLVLREASLQPITVRLYTLVQNFPQNLQLAAAFMAMVPPLIVAFLMQRYMKGGMLLGSVKG; translated from the coding sequence ATGAGCACAGTACAACGCGGTATCCTCTCGCACACCGAGGCGCGCTCGCTGGGCGGTCGGCTGACCTACTGGCTGATCTTCGCCTTTCTGCTGGCCCTGAGCCTGGCCTTCGTGTTCCCGTTCTTCTACGCGCTCACCGCCGGGCTGAAGAACAGCGCCGAGATCTACCGCCCCGGCCTGAACCTGCTGCCCAAGGTGGCGCAGTGGAAGAACTACGCCGACGCCTGGCAGCGCTTCAACATGCTGGGCATGTTCCGCAACAGCTTCGCGGTGGCGCTGGGCGGCGTGGCGGGACAGCTGCTGATCTCGTCGCTGGCGGCCTATAGCCTGGCGCGGCTGAAGCCGGTGGGCGGCAAGCTGATGCTGCTGATCTTCCTGATGAGCCTGGCCATCCCCGGCATCGCCTACATCATCCCGCTCTACATCACGCTGGTGCGGCTGCCCATCCTGAACATCAGCCTGCTGAACAACTACTGGGGCCTGTGGCTGCCCTACTCGGTCAGCGCCTTCGCCATCCTGATGCTCAAGAACTTCTTCGAGCAGATCCCACAGGATATCTACGATGCGGCGGCGGTGGATGGAGCCTCGCCGCTGCGGATCTTCTTCACGATCACGCTGCCGCTCTCGCGCTCGATCCTGCTGATCCTGGCGATGCTGAGCTTCGTGGGCCTGTGGAAGGATTTCATGCTGCCGCTGCTGGTGCTGCGCGAGGCCAGCCTGCAGCCGATCACGGTGCGGCTCTACACGCTGGTGCAGAACTTCCCGCAGAACCTGCAGCTGGCGGCGGCGTTTATGGCGATGGTGCCGCCGCTGATCGTGGCGTTCTTGATGCAGCGCTATATGAAGGGCGGCATGCTGCTGGGCAGCGTGAAGGGCTAG